Genomic DNA from Marispirochaeta aestuarii:
AAGAATAATGGTTATTTTTTTTGTTTCTTCCTTTGGAACAAGTTTTTCCGGAGATGGGAGAAAATCTTCAATTTCTTTTGCTGAAGAAATAGCCTCTCTAATATCCTCAGGAGCGTTTGTGTATCTTGTCTTCATATCTTATCCTTCCTTCACGCCAGAAACCAGCGCCGAAGATTCTGATATTTTTATCACGCAGTGTAAACCGAACTGTAACAATCCCCTCGGAGATCCTGCCAATGCAAAAGTATCGGTTTTCATCTACGCTGTGCTTCTCATCCTGCAAGATAATTCTATGTGCATCAAAGAATGCATACTGAGCCTGTTCGAATGAGATATTGTGCTTTTCCTGGTTTACCTCATTTTTGTTAGTATCCCATTCGAAAGTCATACATATAAAATACCATAAATATAACCATATATCAATATGGTGCATTCGAACCTTGGCACGACTAAAAAAGGGGCTGA
This window encodes:
- a CDS encoding CopG family transcriptional regulator, whose amino-acid sequence is MKTRYTNAPEDIREAISSAKEIEDFLPSPEKLVPKEETKKITIILSKKSIDFFKQASEESHVPYQQLIRKVLDTYSEHYSK
- a CDS encoding BrnT family toxin, translated to SPFFSRAKVRMHHIDIWLYLWYFICMTFEWDTNKNEVNQEKHNISFEQAQYAFFDAHRIILQDEKHSVDENRYFCIGRISEGIVTVRFTLRDKNIRIFGAGFWREGRIRYEDKIHKRS